From Paraburkholderia sabiae, a single genomic window includes:
- a CDS encoding CopD family protein: protein MNKAIEVALFLHLLGVAVWIGGMIFAHFCLRPALEDLSPQLRLPLWESVFGRFFNWVGVSVLVILLTGGFLLMQFGGGHATWQLHAMAGIGIVMMLIFGHIRFAVFPRIRRAVQAQKWPDGARAVGTVRRLVVVNLVLGIVTIGVAVMSRGF, encoded by the coding sequence ATGAACAAGGCGATTGAAGTCGCGCTCTTTCTGCATCTGCTGGGTGTCGCCGTGTGGATCGGCGGCATGATATTCGCGCATTTCTGCCTGCGTCCGGCACTCGAAGACCTCTCGCCGCAATTGCGTCTTCCGCTGTGGGAATCGGTGTTCGGCCGCTTCTTCAACTGGGTCGGCGTGTCCGTGCTCGTCATTCTGCTGACGGGCGGTTTCCTGCTGATGCAATTCGGCGGCGGCCATGCAACCTGGCAGCTTCACGCGATGGCGGGCATCGGCATCGTGATGATGCTGATCTTCGGGCATATCCGCTTCGCCGTCTTTCCGCGTATCCGTCGCGCAGTGCAGGCGCAGAAGTGGCCCGATGGCGCGCGTGCCGTGGGAACGGTCCGACGTCTGGTCGTCGTGAATCTGGTGCTGGGCATCGTGACGATCGGCGTTGCGGTGATGTCGCGCGGGTTCTGA
- a CDS encoding bifunctional diguanylate cyclase/phosphodiesterase, with translation MNQFRLSSARDVRHRLDPAGTRRRALLAIPALGVLVLVLLWTVIFARLSVEKETTYREAMASAAILSAALEQHTVKAIHQVDQITRFVKFEFEKTPGRFDLASTVEKGVVQSETLVQVSLIDEHGKLIANTAETNPKPIDLSDREHFKVHEHENDDQLFISKPVLGRVSGHWTLQMTRRLNHPDGSFAGVVVVSEDPSYFTSDFYNNAAIGRDGVIAVISDSGSVLARRTGNSEHAQGVFTATGVYPTSEHVSGTYVDSIDNVTRIVSYRHIDGYPLGVLVGLSQAEEFADYNHTRNVYLLMASFISLAMLGFFAVATGLIGKLLGREREMTHLVEFDLLTGLRNRYSTLQSLRHEVAQPANVGRLAILFIDLDNFKTVNDTLGHNAGDIVLQMTAARLADAVADSGALSRIGGDEFVVVIKGDDVEKRSVTLAEAIIEVFAKPFEVRGSSFVLHASIGIALYSVANESEIDLLKKADLAMYSAKDAGKNCYQFYSPHLSHRADHLMKWEQQLRVALADQQLFLAYQPKIDLARRCITGFEALVRWNHPQHGLIPANEFIPVAESTGLIVPIGDFVIRTACRQLAQWQQQGYDTLSLAVNISAVQFWRGDLYETISQAIEETGIAARRLELEITETAMMEYPDLVSEKIFALKRLGVRIALDDFGTGYSSLSYLNRFSVDTLKVDRSFVQAIPGDRSVCVMVTAIVNLARSLGLTVVVEGTETEEQIAWLAALGHIEAQGFLFSRPVPADAIPALLERFGVCGMHGAHRAHGSDTDSTSDAANTSTSNESA, from the coding sequence ATGAATCAGTTCCGCCTCTCTTCCGCGCGCGACGTCAGGCATCGCCTCGATCCCGCGGGAACCCGCCGACGCGCGCTGCTCGCGATTCCCGCGCTCGGCGTGCTGGTGCTCGTGCTGCTATGGACGGTGATCTTCGCGCGACTGTCGGTTGAGAAGGAAACCACGTATCGCGAGGCCATGGCGTCGGCCGCGATTCTCTCGGCGGCGCTCGAACAGCATACGGTGAAGGCGATTCACCAGGTCGACCAGATCACGCGCTTCGTCAAGTTCGAATTCGAGAAAACGCCTGGCCGTTTCGATCTCGCGAGCACAGTCGAAAAAGGCGTCGTGCAAAGCGAAACGCTCGTGCAGGTGTCGCTGATCGACGAGCATGGCAAGCTGATCGCGAATACGGCAGAGACGAATCCGAAACCGATCGACCTGTCCGATCGCGAGCACTTCAAGGTCCACGAACACGAGAACGACGACCAGCTGTTCATCAGCAAGCCCGTGCTCGGCCGCGTATCCGGCCACTGGACCTTGCAGATGACGCGTCGCCTGAATCATCCCGACGGTTCGTTCGCGGGCGTCGTGGTGGTCTCCGAAGACCCGAGCTACTTCACGAGCGACTTCTACAACAACGCGGCCATCGGTCGCGACGGCGTGATCGCCGTGATCTCGGACAGCGGCTCGGTGCTCGCGCGCCGCACGGGCAACTCGGAGCATGCGCAAGGCGTGTTCACGGCGACGGGTGTCTATCCCACGTCGGAACACGTGTCGGGCACCTATGTCGATTCGATCGACAACGTGACGCGCATCGTGTCGTACCGGCATATCGACGGCTATCCGCTCGGCGTGCTCGTCGGACTGTCACAGGCCGAAGAATTCGCTGACTACAACCACACGCGCAACGTCTATCTGCTGATGGCGAGCTTTATCTCGCTCGCGATGCTCGGCTTCTTCGCCGTCGCCACGGGTCTGATCGGCAAGCTGCTCGGACGCGAGCGCGAGATGACGCATCTCGTCGAATTCGATCTGCTCACAGGGCTGCGCAACCGCTACTCGACCTTGCAGAGCCTGCGTCACGAAGTCGCGCAGCCGGCCAACGTCGGGCGTCTTGCCATCCTCTTCATCGACCTCGACAACTTCAAGACCGTCAACGACACGCTCGGCCACAACGCCGGCGACATCGTGCTGCAAATGACGGCCGCGCGCCTCGCCGATGCCGTCGCCGACTCGGGCGCGCTGTCGCGCATCGGTGGCGACGAGTTCGTCGTCGTGATCAAGGGAGACGATGTCGAGAAGCGCTCGGTCACGCTCGCGGAAGCGATCATCGAAGTCTTCGCGAAGCCGTTCGAAGTACGCGGCAGTTCGTTCGTACTGCATGCGAGCATCGGCATCGCGCTTTACTCGGTCGCGAACGAAAGCGAAATCGACCTGCTGAAAAAAGCCGACCTCGCGATGTACAGCGCGAAGGACGCGGGCAAGAACTGCTATCAGTTCTACTCGCCGCATCTGTCGCATCGCGCGGACCATCTGATGAAGTGGGAGCAGCAGCTACGCGTCGCGCTCGCCGACCAGCAGCTGTTCCTCGCCTATCAGCCGAAGATCGACCTCGCGCGCCGCTGCATCACCGGCTTCGAGGCGCTCGTGCGCTGGAACCATCCGCAGCACGGCCTGATTCCCGCGAACGAATTCATCCCCGTCGCGGAATCGACGGGCCTGATCGTGCCCATCGGCGATTTCGTGATCCGCACCGCGTGCCGGCAGCTCGCGCAGTGGCAGCAACAGGGTTACGACACGCTGTCACTTGCCGTGAATATTTCGGCGGTACAGTTCTGGCGCGGCGACCTGTACGAAACGATCTCGCAAGCCATCGAGGAAACGGGCATCGCTGCGCGCCGCCTCGAACTCGAAATCACCGAGACGGCGATGATGGAGTACCCCGATCTCGTCTCCGAAAAGATCTTCGCGTTGAAGCGGCTCGGCGTGCGCATCGCACTCGATGACTTCGGCACCGGTTATTCGTCGCTGTCCTATCTGAACCGCTTCTCGGTCGATACGCTGAAAGTCGACCGCTCGTTCGTGCAGGCCATTCCCGGCGACCGCAGCGTCTGCGTGATGGTCACGGCCATCGTCAACCTCGCGCGCTCGCTGGGGCTGACGGTCGTGGTGGAAGGCACGGAGACGGAAGAACAGATCGCGTGGCTCGCGGCGCTTGGGCATATCGAGGCGCAAGGTTTCCTGTTTTCGCGGCCCGTGCCCGCCGACGCTATTCCGGCGCTGCTCGAACGCTTCGGCGTCTGTGGCATGCACGGTGCGCATCGTGCGCACGGCAGCGACACGGACAGCACCAGCGATGCCGCGAACACCAGCACGAGCAACGAATCGGCCTGA
- a CDS encoding DNA topoisomerase IV subunit B gives MSTKKPNAAYSEASIKVLKGLEPVKQRPGMYTRTENPLHIIQEVIDNASDEALGGYGRQITVTLHADHSVSVDDDGRGIPFGMHPEEGVPVVEIVFTRLHAGGKFDKAAGGAYTFSGGLHGVGVSVTNALSTRLDVTVWRDGKVAELSFSHGDVVKPLQVRTATKADKKSGTRVTAWADPKYFDSPNLPLGELQRLLRSKAVLLPGVEVVLVNEKTGERQSWKYEDGLRGYLMEGMAGSDLLIPLFEGERYAESSRSNEETFAEGEGAAWVVAWSEEGPLTRESYVNLIPTPAGGTHEAGLRDGLFQAVKSFVELHNLQPKGVKLLAEDVFARVSFVLSAKVLDPQFQGQIKERLNSRDAVKLVSSFARPALELWLNQHVEHGKKLADLVIKQAQARTRAGQKVEKRKSSGVAVLPGKLTDCESTEIGRNELFLVEGDSAGGSAKMGRDKEYQAILPLRGKVLNTWETERDRLFANNEVHDISVAIGVDPHNPDDTVDLSNLRYGKICILSDADVDGSHIQVLLLTLFFKHFPQLIERGHVHVARPPLFRVDAPARGKKPAQKLYALDEGELEAILDKLRKDGVRESQWSISRFKGLGEMSAEQLWDTTMNPDTRRLSPVALGELDFDATVARMTMLMGKGEAASRRSWLEEKGNQVEADI, from the coding sequence CAACGAAAAAGCCAAACGCCGCATATAGCGAAGCATCGATCAAGGTGCTCAAAGGCCTGGAGCCGGTCAAGCAGCGGCCCGGCATGTACACGCGCACCGAAAATCCGCTGCACATCATTCAGGAAGTCATCGACAACGCGTCCGACGAAGCGCTCGGCGGCTACGGCCGTCAGATCACTGTCACGCTGCACGCCGATCATTCCGTTTCCGTCGACGACGACGGCCGCGGCATCCCATTCGGCATGCACCCGGAAGAAGGTGTCCCCGTCGTCGAAATCGTCTTCACGCGCCTGCACGCAGGCGGCAAGTTCGACAAGGCGGCCGGCGGCGCGTACACGTTCTCGGGCGGCCTGCACGGCGTCGGCGTGTCGGTGACGAACGCGCTGTCCACGCGCCTCGACGTGACCGTCTGGCGCGACGGCAAGGTCGCCGAACTGAGCTTCTCGCACGGCGACGTCGTCAAGCCGCTGCAGGTGCGCACCGCGACGAAGGCCGACAAGAAGTCGGGCACGCGCGTCACCGCGTGGGCCGATCCGAAATACTTCGATTCGCCGAATCTGCCGCTCGGCGAACTGCAACGCCTGCTGCGCTCGAAAGCCGTGTTGCTGCCGGGCGTCGAGGTCGTCCTCGTCAACGAAAAGACGGGCGAGCGCCAAAGCTGGAAATACGAAGACGGCCTGCGCGGCTATCTGATGGAAGGCATGGCGGGCAGCGATCTGCTGATCCCGCTGTTCGAAGGCGAGCGCTACGCGGAAAGCTCGCGCTCGAACGAAGAAACCTTCGCGGAAGGCGAAGGCGCGGCGTGGGTCGTCGCGTGGAGCGAAGAAGGGCCGCTCACGCGCGAATCCTACGTCAACCTCATTCCGACGCCGGCGGGCGGCACGCATGAAGCCGGCCTGCGCGACGGTCTTTTCCAGGCTGTAAAGAGCTTCGTCGAACTGCACAACCTGCAGCCGAAAGGCGTCAAGCTGCTCGCGGAAGACGTGTTCGCGCGCGTGTCGTTCGTTCTGTCCGCGAAGGTGCTCGACCCGCAGTTCCAGGGGCAAATCAAGGAACGTCTGAATAGCCGTGATGCCGTGAAGCTCGTGTCGTCGTTCGCGCGGCCCGCGCTCGAACTGTGGCTCAACCAGCACGTCGAGCACGGCAAGAAGCTCGCCGATCTCGTCATCAAGCAGGCGCAGGCCCGCACGCGCGCCGGCCAGAAGGTCGAGAAGCGCAAGAGTTCGGGCGTCGCCGTGCTGCCGGGCAAGCTGACGGATTGCGAATCGACGGAAATCGGCCGCAACGAACTGTTCCTCGTCGAGGGCGATTCGGCGGGCGGTTCGGCGAAGATGGGCCGCGACAAGGAATATCAGGCCATCCTGCCGTTGCGCGGCAAGGTGCTGAACACCTGGGAAACCGAACGTGACCGTCTGTTCGCCAACAACGAAGTGCACGACATTTCCGTGGCGATCGGCGTCGATCCGCACAACCCCGACGACACCGTCGATCTGTCCAATCTGCGCTACGGCAAGATCTGTATCTTGTCCGATGCAGACGTCGACGGTTCTCACATTCAGGTGCTGTTGCTGACGCTGTTCTTCAAGCACTTCCCGCAACTGATCGAGCGCGGTCACGTGCATGTCGCGCGTCCGCCGCTGTTCCGCGTCGATGCGCCCGCGCGCGGCAAGAAGCCGGCGCAGAAGCTGTACGCGCTCGACGAAGGCGAACTCGAAGCGATTCTCGACAAGCTGCGCAAGGACGGCGTGCGCGAATCGCAGTGGTCGATCAGCCGCTTCAAGGGTCTCGGCGAAATGAGCGCCGAGCAGCTATGGGACACGACGATGAACCCGGACACACGGCGCCTGTCGCCCGTTGCACTCGGCGAACTCGACTTCGACGCGACCGTCGCGCGCATGACGATGCTGATGGGCAAGGGCGAAGCGGCGTCGCGCCGTAGCTGGCTCGAAGAGAAGGGCAACCAGGTCGAAGCGGATATCTGA
- the parC gene encoding DNA topoisomerase IV subunit A, translating into MDDNTPDLFTEPAAPEGDVLTLGNYAERAYLDYAVSVVKGRALPDVCDGQKPVQRRILYAMNEMGLGDNAKPVKSARVVGDVLGKYHPHGDQSAYDALVRLAQDFSMRYPLIDGQGNFGSRDGDGAAAMRYTEARLTPIAKLLLDEIDQGTVDFMPNYDGSFEEPKLLPARLPFVLLNGASGIAVGLATEIPSHNLREVAAAAVAMIRNPKMTHADLMQHVPGPDFPGGGQIISSEAEISQAYETGRGSLKVRARWKIEDLARGQWQLVITELPPNTSGQKVLEEIEEQTNPKIKLGKKSLTPEQLQTKQTLLGLLDAVRDESGKDAPVRLVFEPKSSRIDQTEFVTTLLAHTSLESNATLNLVMVGADGRPRQKGIGEILHEWIGFRFVTVTRRTQHRLNKVNDRIHILEGRMIVFLNIDEVIRIIRESDEPKAALIDAFKLSDRQAEDILEIRLRQLARLEAIKIEKELAELRDEKAKLEELLGSEPAMKRLLIKEIEADAKQYGDDRRTLIQQEKRATFEARVVDEPVTVVVSQKGWVRALKGHGLDPAGFTFKAGDGLYAAFQCRTPDMLIAWGSKGRVYSVAVAQLPGGRGDGVPVTSLIELESGTHLMHYYAASADQALLLASSNGFGFIAKVGDMVSRVKAGKAFMTIDDGATPLAPMPMLPDATQVACLSGGGRLLVFGLDEMKTLSGGGRGVILMALDPNEALTQALAISKAGVVLQGVYRNKPTEEELSGKALEPNVGKRARKGRSPDTKLKEVTSLRPVLPG; encoded by the coding sequence ATGGACGACAACACTCCCGATCTGTTTACCGAGCCGGCCGCGCCCGAAGGCGACGTGCTGACGCTCGGCAACTACGCGGAACGCGCGTACCTCGACTACGCGGTGAGCGTGGTGAAGGGCCGCGCGCTGCCCGACGTCTGCGACGGCCAGAAGCCCGTGCAGCGCCGCATCCTGTACGCGATGAACGAGATGGGTCTCGGCGACAACGCGAAGCCGGTGAAGTCGGCGCGCGTGGTCGGCGACGTGCTGGGTAAATATCACCCGCACGGCGACCAGTCGGCGTACGACGCGCTCGTGCGTCTCGCGCAAGACTTCTCGATGCGCTATCCGCTGATCGACGGCCAGGGCAACTTCGGCTCGCGCGACGGCGACGGCGCGGCGGCGATGCGATACACGGAAGCGCGCCTCACGCCGATCGCGAAGCTGCTGCTCGACGAAATCGATCAGGGCACCGTCGATTTCATGCCGAACTACGACGGCTCGTTCGAAGAACCGAAGCTGTTGCCCGCGCGTCTGCCGTTCGTGTTGCTGAACGGCGCATCGGGCATCGCGGTCGGTCTCGCGACGGAAATCCCGTCGCACAATCTGCGCGAAGTCGCGGCGGCCGCCGTCGCGATGATCCGCAATCCGAAGATGACGCACGCGGATCTGATGCAGCACGTTCCGGGGCCGGACTTTCCGGGTGGCGGCCAGATCATTTCGAGCGAAGCGGAAATCTCGCAGGCGTATGAGACGGGCCGTGGCAGTCTCAAGGTGCGCGCGCGCTGGAAAATCGAAGATCTTGCGCGCGGTCAGTGGCAACTCGTTATCACCGAATTGCCGCCGAATACGTCTGGTCAGAAGGTGCTCGAAGAGATCGAGGAGCAGACGAATCCGAAGATCAAGCTCGGCAAGAAGTCGCTGACACCGGAACAGTTGCAGACGAAACAGACGCTTCTCGGTCTGCTCGACGCGGTGCGCGACGAGTCGGGCAAGGACGCGCCCGTGCGTCTGGTGTTCGAGCCGAAGTCGAGCCGTATCGATCAGACCGAGTTCGTCACTACGCTGCTCGCGCATACGAGCCTCGAATCGAACGCGACGCTGAACCTCGTGATGGTTGGCGCGGATGGCCGTCCGCGTCAGAAGGGCATCGGCGAGATATTGCATGAGTGGATCGGCTTCCGCTTCGTGACGGTCACGCGCCGTACGCAACATCGTCTGAACAAGGTCAACGACCGGATTCACATCCTCGAAGGCCGGATGATCGTCTTTTTGAATATCGACGAAGTCATCCGCATCATTCGCGAATCGGACGAGCCGAAGGCCGCGCTGATCGACGCATTCAAGCTGTCCGATCGCCAGGCCGAAGACATTCTCGAAATCCGGCTGCGTCAATTGGCGCGTCTCGAAGCGATCAAGATCGAGAAGGAACTGGCCGAACTGCGCGACGAAAAAGCGAAGCTCGAAGAACTGCTCGGCAGCGAGCCGGCGATGAAGCGGCTGCTCATCAAGGAAATCGAAGCCGACGCGAAGCAATACGGCGACGACCGCCGCACGCTGATCCAGCAGGAAAAGCGCGCGACCTTCGAAGCGCGTGTGGTCGATGAACCCGTTACCGTGGTTGTCTCGCAGAAGGGCTGGGTGCGCGCGCTGAAGGGCCACGGGCTCGACCCGGCGGGCTTCACGTTCAAGGCGGGCGACGGTCTCTACGCGGCGTTCCAGTGCCGCACGCCCGACATGTTGATCGCGTGGGGCAGCAAGGGGCGCGTGTATTCCGTCGCGGTGGCGCAGTTGCCGGGCGGACGTGGTGACGGTGTACCCGTCACGTCGCTGATCGAGCTCGAATCGGGCACGCATCTGATGCACTATTACGCGGCGTCGGCGGATCAGGCGTTGCTGCTGGCGTCGTCGAATGGCTTCGGCTTTATCGCGAAGGTCGGCGACATGGTGAGCCGCGTGAAGGCCGGCAAGGCGTTCATGACGATCGACGACGGCGCGACGCCGCTCGCGCCGATGCCGATGCTGCCCGACGCGACGCAGGTCGCGTGTCTGTCGGGCGGCGGGCGTCTGCTGGTGTTCGGCCTCGACGAGATGAAGACGCTGTCGGGCGGCGGACGCGGCGTGATCCTGATGGCGCTCGATCCGAACGAAGCGCTCACGCAGGCGCTGGCGATCAGCAAGGCGGGCGTCGTGCTGCAAGGCGTGTATCGCAACAAGCCGACGGAAGAAGAGCTGTCCGGCAAGGCGCTCGAACCGAACGTCGGCAAGCGCGCGCGCAAGGGCCGTTCGCCGGATACGAAGCTGAAAGAGGTGACGTCGCTGCGTCCGGTGCTGCCGGGCTAA
- a CDS encoding chromate transporter — MTALHAPAGDETTRCNEREPLWTLFRVVFGLSALSWGGLALMAQLENHYVEREERLTRLAFSDIVALAWMVPGPVGCNVAVQLGHVLRGRAGAWVAGLASVLPFFMLMTAFAIFYQTPIVREVASQTLLNHFSVVLATLIGVTWYKQTRSLVRGRLEWAAAILGSIALIGAHTPAAYIGILGAAFMSGWVRSDARGARLSTTLSAGDWRLLIGLCVLLLIFALPLPHRYDVALLWPRLAGAGLTLFGGGFSALPVLKTLFVTPTVGVTDNEFTLAFSLSPLSPGPLLNVVPFFGYLVEGWRGAIIATIALFVPSGCLVVLAQRHLHQLKMNPRFEHGMRVLRAVTTAFLAVAVLRIVRNVPFEPAYLVTALFSGVCFAKLKLPVYAVYGSVAVACGVWLYFGHVG, encoded by the coding sequence ATGACGGCGCTACACGCGCCCGCAGGAGACGAAACAACGCGATGCAACGAGCGCGAGCCGCTCTGGACGCTGTTTCGCGTCGTGTTTGGATTGTCCGCGCTCTCGTGGGGCGGACTCGCGCTGATGGCGCAACTGGAGAACCACTACGTCGAACGCGAGGAGCGCCTCACGCGCCTCGCTTTCTCCGACATCGTCGCACTCGCGTGGATGGTGCCGGGGCCAGTGGGCTGCAACGTCGCGGTGCAGCTCGGTCATGTGCTGCGCGGACGCGCGGGCGCCTGGGTCGCCGGGCTTGCGAGCGTGCTCCCCTTCTTCATGCTGATGACGGCGTTCGCGATCTTCTACCAGACGCCGATCGTCCGCGAGGTCGCCTCGCAAACCTTGCTCAACCATTTCAGCGTCGTGCTCGCGACGCTGATCGGCGTCACCTGGTACAAGCAGACGCGCTCGCTCGTGCGTGGCCGGCTCGAATGGGCAGCGGCCATACTCGGCAGCATCGCGTTGATTGGCGCGCATACGCCTGCCGCGTACATCGGCATACTCGGCGCGGCGTTCATGTCGGGCTGGGTACGCAGCGACGCGCGCGGCGCGCGTCTGTCGACCACGCTCAGCGCCGGCGACTGGCGGTTGCTGATCGGCCTGTGCGTGCTGCTGCTGATTTTCGCGCTGCCGTTGCCGCATCGCTATGACGTCGCGCTGCTGTGGCCAAGACTTGCAGGCGCGGGACTGACGCTGTTCGGCGGCGGTTTCTCCGCACTGCCCGTGTTGAAGACGCTCTTCGTCACGCCAACTGTCGGCGTCACCGATAACGAGTTCACGCTGGCCTTTTCGCTGTCGCCCCTGTCGCCGGGACCGCTGCTCAACGTGGTGCCGTTCTTCGGCTATCTGGTCGAAGGATGGCGCGGCGCGATCATCGCGACGATCGCGCTGTTCGTGCCGTCGGGCTGCCTTGTCGTGCTCGCGCAGCGCCACCTGCATCAACTGAAGATGAACCCGCGTTTCGAGCACGGCATGCGCGTGCTGCGCGCAGTGACGACGGCCTTTCTCGCCGTCGCCGTGTTGCGGATCGTGCGTAACGTACCGTTCGAGCCGGCCTATCTCGTGACGGCGCTGTTTTCGGGCGTGTGCTTCGCCAAGCTGAAGCTGCCTGTGTATGCGGTATATGGATCGGTCGCCGTTGCGTGCGGTGTGTGGCTGTACTTCGGGCACGTGGGATGA